The Alphaproteobacteria bacterium genome contains the following window.
ACCGTGGTGGACGACTACGCCGACAATGTCCTCGCCCAGCAGCTTTCGCAAATCTCGGGGGTCGGATTCGTCGGCATCGGCGGCGAACAGAAGCCCGCGGTCCGCGTGCAAGTCGACCCGGCAAAGCTCGCCTCAATGGGCCTGAGCCTCGAAGACGTCCGTAACGTCATCGCCAATGCAACGGTCGATGCTCCCAAAGGGAGCATCGATGGCCTTCATCAGAATTTCACGATCTACAACAACGACCAACTGCTCGCAGCCGACAAATGGAACGACGTAATCATCGCCTATCGCACCGGCTCGCCCGTTCGAATCCGCGATATCGGCCAAGCGATCGACGGACCCGAGAACACGAAGCTCGCGGGGACACTTAACGGGGTCAAACGGGGTATCGTTCTTATTATCACCAAGCAGCCGGGCGCCAATGTGATCGACACTGTGGATCGCATCTTGGCGCAATTGTCCCAGCTTCGAACGGCCGTGCCGCCTGCCATCGACATCGAAGTCCTGGCAAACCGTACTCAGACGATCCGTGCGTCGGTTGCGGACGTACAATTCACCCTCATTCTCACCGTGGCACTCGTCGTCATGGTGATCTTCCTCTTCCTGCGGAATTTCTGGGCGACGGTGATCCCGGGTATTACGGTTCCGCTATCGCTCGTCGCCACGTTCGCCGTGATGTATTTGATCGGCTACAGCCTCGACAACCTCTCGCTCATGGCGCTGACGATTGCCGCGGGTTTCGTTGTGGACGATGCCATCGTCATGATCGAGAACATCATCCGCCATGTCGAGGACGGGATCCGGCCACTCGAGGCCGCGATCAAGGGTGCCCGGGAGATCGGATTCACCATCATTTCGATCAGCGTGTCATTGATCGCCGTTTTCATCCCGCTCCTCCTCATGCGCGGCATCATCGGGCGGCTGTTTCACGAATTCGCCATCACCGTCACGATTGCAATCGCGGTGTCGGCCATCGTGTCGCTGACGCTCACACCGATGATGTGCGCTCGGTTCGTGAGGGCCGAACACGGCCGCGCGCATGGCCGCCTCTATATGCTGAGCGAGCGGTTTTTCGACGGCATGCTCGCCGGCTATCGCCGGTGCCTCGATTGGGTGATGCTGCATCGGCGTATCACGCTTGGCGTCTTCATCGCGACCGTCGTGGCCACGGGGTATCTTTACAGCGTGATTCCGAAGGGGTTCTTCCCACAGCAGGACACCGGCTTCATCTTCGGAGTCACCGATGCCGCGCAGAGCGTTTCCTTCGCCGAGATGAGCCGTCTTCAGCTGCAAATCGCCGACATCGTGCGCGCGGATCCCGACGTTGCGGCCTTTGCCTCGTTCGTGGGGGCGGGCGGTGCCACGCAGACGATCAACAACGGCCGCTTCGCGATCAACCTCAAACTCAAAAATGAGCGGACCGCGAGCGCTTACGACGTCATCAACCGCCTGCGGCCGAAGATTGCTGCTGTGCCCGGCATCGTCCTCTACATGCAGGTTGCCCAGGACCTGAATGTCGGCGGCCGCCTCTCGCGCACCCAGTTCCAATACACGCTTCAGGACGCGAGCCTCGACGAACTCAACGAATGGGCGCCGAAGCTTTTTGCCAAGCTCAAGGCATTACCCGAGCTTCAGGACGTCGCCAGCGATCAGCAGACGAATGCGACGACTGTGAGCATGGAGATCGATCGCAGCCAAGCCTCGCGCTTCGGCATCCTGCCGCAGGCGATCGACGACACGCTCTACGATGCGTTCGGCCAACGCCAGGTCACGCAGTATTTCACGCAACTCAATGCCTACCACGTGATTCTCGAAGTCGACCCATCGTTCCAGGTGCGGACCGATACGCTCGAGAAGATCTACCTAACCTCGCCGATCACCGGACAGCAAGTACCGCTCTCGACCTTCGTCAAATACGATACGCTGCCGGTGACATATCTTTCGATCAACCACCAGGGCCAGTTCCCGGCCGTGACCATCTCGTTCAATTTGAGCCCGGGAACGGCCCTTGGCCAAGCGGTCGCGGCGATTCAGTCGGTGGAGCGGGAAGCCGGCAAGCCCGGAACGCTTATCGGAACCTTCCAGGGAAGCGCTCAGGCGTTCCAGACCTCTCTCGCGACGCAGCCTTACTTGATCGCGGCGGCGATCGTGGTCATCTACATCATTCTCGGAATGCTCTATGAGAGCTACATCCACCCCCTGACGATTCTTTCGACTCTCCCGTCGGCGGGCATGGGCGCCTTGCTGATGCTCATGATCTTCCACTACGATCTCAGCGTCATAGCACTCATCGGCATCATACTTCTGATCGGAATCGTGAAGAAAAACGCGATCATGATGATAGACTTCGCGCTGGCTGCCGAACGAAACGAGGGCATGGCGCCGGAGCAGTCGATTTATCAGGCCTGTCTCTTGCGCTTTCGCCCGATCATGATGACGACAATGGCAGCACTTCTCGGCGGCGTGCCGCTCATGCTCGGTGCCGGAACAGGATCGGAGATTCGTCGCCCGCTTGGATATGCAATCGTGGGCGGCTTGATCCTCTCGCAGATGCTGACACTCTTCACCACACCCGTCATCTACCTCTATCTCGGCCATTTGCAGGCGCGCTTGCAAGGCCGCAAGCGCGCCGTCATCTCAACCGCGACAGCCGTCCGCGAAGGGACCCAGGCAGCGGAATAGGCATCCGGCCGGTCGCCGCCGCGCATCCCGCGTGAGACCTTGTTTTCCTCGATAAGTGACGCATCGTTGAGGTCCAACGACCGAGATCAATAGCGGTAGTCCTCAATATCGAGGAGCGGGAATGCGCTCAGCACGCCCGGTGGGTTGGCGGGCGTCGCCGGAAGGAGATAGGTTGCGTCGAGGTCTGCGAAACGATTGACGCCGAGAAGCCCGAG
Protein-coding sequences here:
- a CDS encoding efflux RND transporter permease subunit produces the protein TVVDDYADNVLAQQLSQISGVGFVGIGGEQKPAVRVQVDPAKLASMGLSLEDVRNVIANATVDAPKGSIDGLHQNFTIYNNDQLLAADKWNDVIIAYRTGSPVRIRDIGQAIDGPENTKLAGTLNGVKRGIVLIITKQPGANVIDTVDRILAQLSQLRTAVPPAIDIEVLANRTQTIRASVADVQFTLILTVALVVMVIFLFLRNFWATVIPGITVPLSLVATFAVMYLIGYSLDNLSLMALTIAAGFVVDDAIVMIENIIRHVEDGIRPLEAAIKGAREIGFTIISISVSLIAVFIPLLLMRGIIGRLFHEFAITVTIAIAVSAIVSLTLTPMMCARFVRAEHGRAHGRLYMLSERFFDGMLAGYRRCLDWVMLHRRITLGVFIATVVATGYLYSVIPKGFFPQQDTGFIFGVTDAAQSVSFAEMSRLQLQIADIVRADPDVAAFASFVGAGGATQTINNGRFAINLKLKNERTASAYDVINRLRPKIAAVPGIVLYMQVAQDLNVGGRLSRTQFQYTLQDASLDELNEWAPKLFAKLKALPELQDVASDQQTNATTVSMEIDRSQASRFGILPQAIDDTLYDAFGQRQVTQYFTQLNAYHVILEVDPSFQVRTDTLEKIYLTSPITGQQVPLSTFVKYDTLPVTYLSINHQGQFPAVTISFNLSPGTALGQAVAAIQSVEREAGKPGTLIGTFQGSAQAFQTSLATQPYLIAAAIVVIYIILGMLYESYIHPLTILSTLPSAGMGALLMLMIFHYDLSVIALIGIILLIGIVKKNAIMMIDFALAAERNEGMAPEQSIYQACLLRFRPIMMTTMAALLGGVPLMLGAGTGSEIRRPLGYAIVGGLILSQMLTLFTTPVIYLYLGHLQARLQGRKRAVISTATAVREGTQAAE